The Tamandua tetradactyla isolate mTamTet1 chromosome 8, mTamTet1.pri, whole genome shotgun sequence genome includes a window with the following:
- the BIRC2 gene encoding baculoviral IAP repeat-containing protein 2 isoform X2 → MHKTTSQRLDPGPSHQKFVSKMEDSTILTNWTNDNKQKMKYDFSCELYRMSTYSTFPTGVPISERSLARAGFYYTGVNDKVKCFCCGLMLDNWKQGDSAIEKHKQLYPSCSFIQNLVSVTSLESNFKNTSPVRNSFAHSLSPTLEHSGSFSGSYSNHSPNPVNSRAVEDFSPLRTNPYSYAMSTEEARFLTFHTWPLTFLSPSELARAGFYYIGPGDRVACFACGGKLSNWEPKDDAMSEHRRHFPNCPFLENSLETLRFSISNLSMQTYATRLRTFMYWPSSVPVQPEHLASAGFYYVGRNDDVKCFCCDGGLRCWESGDDPWVEHAKWFPRCEFLIRMKGQEFVDEIQARYPHLLEQLLSTSDTPGNENADPPIVHFGAIESSSEDAVMMNTPVVKAALEMGFSRSLIKQTVQSKILTTGENYKTVNDIVSALLNAEDEKREEEKERQTEEMASDDLSLIRKNRMALFQQLTCVLPILDNLLTANVINKQEHDIIKQKTQIPLQARELIDTVLVKGNAAANIFKNCLRESDSTLYKNLFGLSLEEQLRRLQEERTCKVCMDKEVSIVFIPCGHLVVCQECAPSLRKCPICRGIIKGTVRTFLS, encoded by the exons ATGCACAAAACTACCTCCCAAAGACTTGACCCAGGTCCCTCTCATCAAAAATTTGTGAGTAAAATGGAAGATAGCACAATCTTGACAAATTGGACAAatgacaacaaacaaaaaatgaaatacgACTTTTCATGTGAACTCTACCGAATGTCTACATATTCAACTTTCCCCACCGGTGTTCCTATTTCAGAAAGGAGCCTTGCTCGTGCTGGTTTTTATTACACTGGTGTGAATGACAAGGTCAAATGCTTCTGTTGTGGCCTGATGCTGGATAACTGGAAACAAGGAGACAGTGCTATTGAAAAGCATAAACAGCTGTATCCTAGCTGTAGCTTTATTCAGAATCTAGTTTCAGTTACTAGTCTGGAATCCAACTTTAAGAATACTTCTCCAGTGAGAAACAGTTTTGCACATTCATTATCTCCTACTTTGGAACATAGTGGCTCATTCAGTGGTTCTTATTCCAACCATTCACCAAACCCTGTTAACTCCAGAGCTGTGGAAGACTTCTCTCCCTTGAGAACTAACCCCTACAGCTATGCAATGAGTACTGAAGAAGCCAGATTTCTTACTTTCCATACGTGGCCATTAACTTTTTTGTCACCATCAGAATTGGCAAGAGCTGGTTTTTAttacataggacctggagataggGTAGCCTGCTTTGCCTGTGGTGGGAAACTGAGTAACTGGGAACCAAAGGATGATGCTATGTCAGAACACCGGAGACATTTTCCCAACTGTccatttttggaaaattctctAGAAACACTGAGGTTTAGCATTTCAAATTTGAGCATGCAGACCTATGCAACAAGACTGAGAACATTTATGTACTGGCCGTCTAGTGTTCCAGTTCAGCCTGAGCATCTTGCAAGCGCTGGTTTTTATTATGTAG gtcgCAATGATGATGTCAAATGCTTTTGTTGCGATGGTGGCTTGAGGTGCTGGGAATCAGGAGATGATCCATGGGTGGAACATGCCAAGTGGTTTCCAAG gtGTGAGTTCTTGATACGCATGAAAGGTCAGGAATTTGTTGATGAGATTCAAGCTAGATATCCTCATCTTCTTGAACAG CTATTGTCAACTTCAGACACTCCTGGAAATGAAAATGCTGATCCACCAA TTGTTCATTTTGGAGCTATAGAAAGTTCTTCAGAAGATGCAGTCATGATGAATACTCCTGTGGTTAAAGCTGCCTTGGAGATGGGCTTCAGTAGAAGCCTGATAAAACAGACAGTTCAGAGTAAAATCCTAACAACTGGAGAGAATTATAAAACAGTTAACGATATTGTGTCAGCACTTCTTAATGCAGAagatgaaaaaagagaagaggaaaaggagagacAAACTGAAGAAATGGCTTCAG atGACTTGTCATTAATTCGGAAGAATAGGATGGCTCTCTTTCAGCAGTTGACCTGTGTGCTTCCCATCTTGGATAATCTTTTAACGGCCAATGTAATTAATAAACAGGAACATGatattattaaacaaaaaacacagatACCTTTACAAGCAAGAGAATTGATTGATACTGTTTTAGTTAAAGGAAATGCTGCAGCCAACATCTTCAAAAATTGCCTAAGAGAAAGTGACTCTACATTATATAAGAACTTATTTG gTCTGTCATTGGAAGAACAATTGAGGAGGTTGCAAGAAGAAAGAACTTGTAAAGTGTGTATGGACAAAGAAGTTTCTATTGTATTCATTCCTTGTGGTCATCTGGTAGTATGCCAGGAATGTGCCCCTTCTCTACGAAAATGCCCTATTTGCAGAGGTATAATCAAGGGTACAGTTCgtacatttctttcttaa
- the BIRC2 gene encoding baculoviral IAP repeat-containing protein 2 isoform X1 → MHKTTSQRLDPGPSHQKFVSKMEDSTILTNWTNDNKQKMKYDFSCELYRMSTYSTFPTGVPISERSLARAGFYYTGVNDKVKCFCCGLMLDNWKQGDSAIEKHKQLYPSCSFIQNLVSVTSLESNFKNTSPVRNSFAHSLSPTLEHSGSFSGSYSNHSPNPVNSRAVEDFSPLRTNPYSYAMSTEEARFLTFHTWPLTFLSPSELARAGFYYIGPGDRVACFACGGKLSNWEPKDDAMSEHRRHFPNCPFLENSLETLRFSISNLSMQTYATRLRTFMYWPSSVPVQPEHLASAGFYYVGRNDDVKCFCCDGGLRCWESGDDPWVEHAKWFPRCEFLIRMKGQEFVDEIQARYPHLLEQLLSTSDTPGNENADPPIVHFGAIESSSEDAVMMNTPVVKAALEMGFSRSLIKQTVQSKILTTGENYKTVNDIVSALLNAEDEKREEEKERQTEEMASDDLSLIRKNRMALFQQLTCVLPILDNLLTANVINKQEHDIIKQKTQIPLQARELIDTVLVKGNAAANIFKNCLRESDSTLYKNLFVEKNMKYIPTEDVSGLSLEEQLRRLQEERTCKVCMDKEVSIVFIPCGHLVVCQECAPSLRKCPICRGIIKGTVRTFLS, encoded by the exons ATGCACAAAACTACCTCCCAAAGACTTGACCCAGGTCCCTCTCATCAAAAATTTGTGAGTAAAATGGAAGATAGCACAATCTTGACAAATTGGACAAatgacaacaaacaaaaaatgaaatacgACTTTTCATGTGAACTCTACCGAATGTCTACATATTCAACTTTCCCCACCGGTGTTCCTATTTCAGAAAGGAGCCTTGCTCGTGCTGGTTTTTATTACACTGGTGTGAATGACAAGGTCAAATGCTTCTGTTGTGGCCTGATGCTGGATAACTGGAAACAAGGAGACAGTGCTATTGAAAAGCATAAACAGCTGTATCCTAGCTGTAGCTTTATTCAGAATCTAGTTTCAGTTACTAGTCTGGAATCCAACTTTAAGAATACTTCTCCAGTGAGAAACAGTTTTGCACATTCATTATCTCCTACTTTGGAACATAGTGGCTCATTCAGTGGTTCTTATTCCAACCATTCACCAAACCCTGTTAACTCCAGAGCTGTGGAAGACTTCTCTCCCTTGAGAACTAACCCCTACAGCTATGCAATGAGTACTGAAGAAGCCAGATTTCTTACTTTCCATACGTGGCCATTAACTTTTTTGTCACCATCAGAATTGGCAAGAGCTGGTTTTTAttacataggacctggagataggGTAGCCTGCTTTGCCTGTGGTGGGAAACTGAGTAACTGGGAACCAAAGGATGATGCTATGTCAGAACACCGGAGACATTTTCCCAACTGTccatttttggaaaattctctAGAAACACTGAGGTTTAGCATTTCAAATTTGAGCATGCAGACCTATGCAACAAGACTGAGAACATTTATGTACTGGCCGTCTAGTGTTCCAGTTCAGCCTGAGCATCTTGCAAGCGCTGGTTTTTATTATGTAG gtcgCAATGATGATGTCAAATGCTTTTGTTGCGATGGTGGCTTGAGGTGCTGGGAATCAGGAGATGATCCATGGGTGGAACATGCCAAGTGGTTTCCAAG gtGTGAGTTCTTGATACGCATGAAAGGTCAGGAATTTGTTGATGAGATTCAAGCTAGATATCCTCATCTTCTTGAACAG CTATTGTCAACTTCAGACACTCCTGGAAATGAAAATGCTGATCCACCAA TTGTTCATTTTGGAGCTATAGAAAGTTCTTCAGAAGATGCAGTCATGATGAATACTCCTGTGGTTAAAGCTGCCTTGGAGATGGGCTTCAGTAGAAGCCTGATAAAACAGACAGTTCAGAGTAAAATCCTAACAACTGGAGAGAATTATAAAACAGTTAACGATATTGTGTCAGCACTTCTTAATGCAGAagatgaaaaaagagaagaggaaaaggagagacAAACTGAAGAAATGGCTTCAG atGACTTGTCATTAATTCGGAAGAATAGGATGGCTCTCTTTCAGCAGTTGACCTGTGTGCTTCCCATCTTGGATAATCTTTTAACGGCCAATGTAATTAATAAACAGGAACATGatattattaaacaaaaaacacagatACCTTTACAAGCAAGAGAATTGATTGATACTGTTTTAGTTAAAGGAAATGCTGCAGCCAACATCTTCAAAAATTGCCTAAGAGAAAGTGACTCTACATTATATAAGAACTTATTTG TTGAAAAGAATATGAAGTATATTCCAACAGAAGATGTTTCag gTCTGTCATTGGAAGAACAATTGAGGAGGTTGCAAGAAGAAAGAACTTGTAAAGTGTGTATGGACAAAGAAGTTTCTATTGTATTCATTCCTTGTGGTCATCTGGTAGTATGCCAGGAATGTGCCCCTTCTCTACGAAAATGCCCTATTTGCAGAGGTATAATCAAGGGTACAGTTCgtacatttctttcttaa
- the LOC143644315 gene encoding uncharacterized protein LOC143644315: MLRRRQGCLEASSGSGSCSADSSQAKPDQAGLASCAPKTAPHPPGPGGLTPTHGDVSAPGSRQPPPDRGGVCCKKPDAEEQAALEVFRLAELQGETQRDSEAGVVVHLELRAQPTA; the protein is encoded by the coding sequence ATGCTGCGGCGGCGCCAAGGCTGCTTAGAGGCCTCCTCAGGCTCTGGCAGCTGCAGCGCAGATAGCAGCCAGGCCAAGCCAGACCAGGCAGGGCTCGCGTCCTGCGCTCCTAaaaccgccccccaccccccgggccCTGGAGGGCTTACGCCAACGCACGGTGACGTCAGCGCGCCCGGCTCGCGTCAACCGCCTCCCGACCGCGGAGGGGTCTGCTGCAAAAAGCCTGACGCCGAAGAGCAGGCGGCGCTGGAAGTTTTCAGACTAGCCGAGCTTCAGGGAGAGACGCAGAGAGACAGCGAAGCCGGCGTGGTAGTCCACCTGGAGCTGCGCGCTCAGCCCACGGCGTGA